The following is a genomic window from Deinococcus cellulosilyticus NBRC 106333 = KACC 11606.
GCCAGAACTGTACAGAAGCTTTGAGCGCACCCTGCTGAAAAGGTATGTGAACCCACAACATCTGGACCTGGGGGCCCTGATCCAGCAACACAGGGCAGAAATGCAAGAGGCTTGCAACACCACGCCTGGCTGTCCCAGCAGTGCAGCCTACCCTGCCATCCGTGCTGTCATGCAAGACCTGCAAGATGGCCATGCCAATTTCCTGACCCCTGAGCAGAACCAGAATTACCGGGCCAGAAGCCAGGGCAGCAACACGGGTTTCTTCGGATTTCAATCCAGCAAACTGCAAGATGGACGCACCCTGATTCTGGATGTGGTTCCTGGAGGACCTGCCAGTCTGGCGGGACTGTCACGTTTTGATGTCATTGAAGGTCTCGACAGCAGCCAGACCAAAGAGCCCCAGGAAATCACCGTGACCCGTCAGGGCAAATTCACCTTTAAAGTCACCCTGACCCCAAAAGAGACCCCTCTGGTGTTTCTTCCTTATATGGTGCGCCATGGGACTACAGGTGTGCTGCGCATCCCCACCTTTCTGGGAAGTGGCAACATTGCCAGCATGGTGCATGATCTGGTGGCCCGGGCCAGTGATGAAGGCATGACGGGCATGGTGGTGGACCTGCGCGGAAATGGTGGTGGCAGGTCAGACCAGTGCATGCTTGCCGCACTCGCCTTCAACCCTCGATTCACCGAGGAATGGATTCAGGTGGGCTGGAAAAACACCATGATTGCCGAAAAAGGACAGGTGTGGTTCAAACTTCCAGGAGGTGCACCCATCCCTGTGGCATCCGTCAACACCTATTCTTTGTGGATTCATCCAGCGGTTTTTCTGGTGGATGAACGCAGTGCTTCATGTGCAGAGTTCATGGCTTTTGAATCCCGCAAGGCTGCCCTCACCTGGATTTTTGGGGAGAAAACTTATGGGGTGGGAAACACCTCCACAGTGCTTTACAACCTTCCAGACCAATCTGCCTTGCAACTCAGCATCCTTTACGTGCAAGACGAAGAGGGAAAACCTTACCCTGCAAGCTTGACCCCTGATGTCGTCATCCAGGATGATCCTGAAAAACTGGCACGAGGTGAAGATCCGCTGCTTGAACAGGCCCTGCAATTTTTAGAGATGAAAATCCACCCCCATTGACAGTACCGAAATGCAAATAAAAAACCCCGCTTTCGCGGGGTTGTTCTGGCTCGGCAGGTAGGGATCGAACCTACGACCATCCGATTAACAGTCGGACGCTCTACCGCTGAGCTACTGCCGAATACCACTCTTGGCGGTTGCCTTAAGCGAGAAAAAGAATAGCAAGGCTTTGCGCAAAAAGCAAGCCCTTAGGCCAGGTCTACTAGACGACCTTCTCAAACCCCACATGGCCTGTGGTGCCTGCTTTGACTTCAGGTTCAGGGTCGACTGTCTTCAGGTCCCTGAGCACAACCATCAGCGGGAGTTCACCTGTCTATCCATCTTGAGATTCAGGCTTTTTTCTCAGGGAAAACACCTATTTTTTGACCTGCAACAAAGATTTCGCAGCTTCCAGCACAGCAAATCTTCCGTTTCACAAAACCTGGAAAAAGATCAAAATGAATGGAGGTTGTGTGACCACATGTTTACACTGGAGTCATGATCTCAATATTGCTGGTGGATGACCACGCCCTTGTTCGAGAAGGAACCCACGCTCTTTTGCAACAGGACCCCAATTTGCAGGTGGTGGGTGAGGCCCGCGATGGACAACAGGCCATCGACCTCTGTGACACCCTCAATCCTGACATTGCCATCATGGACGTGAACATGCCCAACATGGGGGGCATTGAAGCCACACGCCAGATCAAACGCCTCTATCCACGCATTGCAGTGCTGGGCCTCAGTGCCCACGATGACGAGGCTTTCGTGATGGCCCTGCTGGAGGCCGGTGCCGCAGGTTACCTGCTGAAAGACGCCCCCGGACAGGACCTGATTGATGCCATCTATGCTGCAAAGCGGGGCGAGAGTGTCATCGCACCCCAGCTCACCCAGATGATCCTTAAACGGGTCAGACAGGGCAGCGAGCAGAAAACCGAAGCCCTGACCGATCGGGAAAGGGAGGTGCTGCTCCTGGCCGCCCGAGGCTTTTCCAACAAGGAAATTGCCAAGAAGCTTGAGATCTCTCCCAAGACCGTGGAAGTGCACCTGAGCGCCCTTTTTGAGAAGCTCGAAGTGGCGAGCCGCACAGAGGCCGTGATTCGCAGCATGAAACGCGGCATCATCCAGCTCAGTGAGCTGTAAACTGGAAAGGTCCCCTGATTTTCCTGCCCAGATACGATGTGGCACTGTGCACCAGACTGTGATTTTTAGACCATGACCGATGCGATGCATTCCGCCATGCAGGGCTTTGAACTGCTCGGATGGGTCCAGAAGTGGAACATCGAGCCGAATGCGGTTCTGCTGATCATTGTGGGGCACGTGATGTTTCACGTGCTCAGGGTCTATTTTGAAGGTCACACCAGTGTTCGCCTGATCAGTGGCCTCAGCATTGTGGGCTGTCTGTGGCTGGGATGGCCTGCTGTGCCCATCCTGGTGTTCAGTCTGCTGCTGATCTACCTGCTGGCCCCTCAGGCCGGATGGCACTGGGGGAAACTGGGAGCAGACCTGCTGGGGGTCGGGATGGTGAACCTGGTGATTCCCTGGGTGAATCCTTTTTTTCCAGAAACCCAGTACACCGCAGAGAGCATCAACAATCCCTGGTTTTACCTGACCCTGCTGGAAGCCACCATGCTGTATTTCGGTGTACGCATGCTGGTCAGGCGCTGGTTTGTGGTGCCCCACCGGGACGCCGGAACCCTGGACATCACGGTTCCGCTGATTCCCCTGATCATGCTGACCTACCAAAACTCGCACTTCAATACGTACCTCCTGCTCTGTGTGATGGTGGGGCTGTACCTGCTGCTTCACCTGCAATACCGCATCCGCAGTGCAGAAGCTGCCCTGAAGACAGAAAAATTGCGGATCTTGCAGGCCAGGGTGGTGACCAGTGCACTGGAAAGCGAACGCTCCAGAATTGCCCGTGAAATCCATGATGGTCCACTCCAGGAAATCATTGCGGCCAAACGCATGCTGGAAGCCAATCAGGTGCAGCGTTCCAGCAAGATCCTGGCAGATGCAGTGGCCCACCTGAGGTCCGCGATTTACGACATGCACCCTAGTGTCCTGCAACTGGGCCTGGAAAGGGCACTGCAGAGCCTTGCCCAGCGTGCCCAGCCTCTGGAAGTGCACTTTGACTTCCCAGATGAACTCCCTTCCCTGTCGGAAGAACAGCAGAGTGCCATTTACCGGGTGGTGGGAGAAGCCATCAGCAATGCCACCAAACACGCCCGGGCCAGCAATGTGCAGGTCAAACTGCAGGTGGAGGCCCACCTGCTGAGGATCACCATTGAAGATGACGGTGTGGGGTTCAACCGCAGTCAGGTGACAGGAGGACTCGGCCTCATTTCCATGCGGGAACGCACCGAGTCGCTGGGGGGAAGCTGTGAGCTGCATTCCAGCCCAAAAGGAACACGCATCCGCATCACCCTGCCTGTGGCAGCACCTTCGCTGGATCTGGGCATCTGATCTGTGCGATAAAAGGCCTTATCGTAAAAAGGAAGGCAAGCTTTTGCGCCTGCCTTCCTGACGTTCGAATGCCTCAGATTTCCACGAACACGCCAAGGCTGCGGAAACGGGCCGCACGTTGCTCCACAAGTTCATCTGGACCCAGCTTGCTCAGGTCATCAAGTTGCCTTTCCAGGGCAGCCCGGAGGTTCTCAGCAGCGTAATTGGGGTCAAGGTGGGCTCCACCTTTGGGCTCAGGCACCACTTCTTCGACAATCCCAAGTTCCAGGAGGTCTGGAGCGGTGAGTTTGAGGGCTTCTGCGGCTTTGGCGGCTTCCTTGGAGTCCCGCCACAGGATGGCTGCACAGGATTCAGGGCTGATCACGCTGTACCAGGCGTTTTCCATCATCAGCACCCGGTTGCCCACACCGATGGCCAGAGCACCCCCCGATCCTCCCTCACTGAGGACCACGCTGATGGCAGGGACTTTCAGGAGGCTCATGCGCTGGATGCTCTCTGCAATGGCCCAGGCCTGACCCCTTTCTTCTGCAGCAATGCCAGGATAGGCTCCCTGAGTGTCGATCAGGGCAATCACAGGGAGTTTGAATTTGTCTGCAAGATCCATCAGGCGCATGGCTTTGCGGTACCCTTCCGGGTGGGCCATGGCGAAGTTGCGACGGATGTTGTCCTTGGTGTCCTTGCCGCGCTGCTGCATGATCAGCATCACGCTGCGGTCTCCCAGCTTTGCTGGACCACCAATCAGGGCCTGATCGTCTCCGAAAGCCCGGTCTCCGTGCAGCTCAACGAAGTCCGTGAAAATGCGCTCCACGTAATCGAGGCTGGTGGGCCGTCCAGGAAGGCGGGCCAGTTGCACCCGCTCCCAGCGGCTGACCTGCGTGTGGGTCTGGGCACGGGTCTGCTCAATCTTGTGTTTCACGTTGATGATTTCGCTGGAGAGGTCCACGCCGGTTTCCTGGCTGGTGCGCTCGAGTTCAGACAGGGTCTTTTCCAGATCTGCCAGACTCATGAGGCACCCCCGAAGTGGGAAAACAGGGTTTTCAGGACTTCGCGCTGTTTGCGGCGGTCCACCACGCTGTCGATCATGCCGTGCTTCTCCAGGAACTCTGCCCGCTGGAAACCTTCAGGCAGGTTCTGGCGGATGGTCTGCTGAATCACCCGTGGTCCAGCAAAGCCAATCAGGGCTCCGGGTTCGGCCAGGATCACATCGGCAATGGTGGCAAAGGAAGCGGTCACCCCACCTGTGGTGGGATCGGTCAGCAGGCTGAAGTAAGGAAGGCCTTTTTCAGAGAGCCTCTGCAGGGCCACTGTGGTTTTGGCAAGTTGCATCAGGCTGAGGGCACTTTCCTGCATGCGGGCACCGCCGGACGCAGCAATGATCAGGAGGGGAAGGTGATGCTCTGCGGCATGGTCTGCTGCGCGGGCGATCTCTTCTCCCACCACACTGCCCATGCTTCCCCCGGAGAACTCGAAATCCATGACCACCACGGTCAGGGGGGTCTCCTCGATGGCTCCCTGTCCCCAGACGATGGCATCTGGACGCCCGGTTTTCTTCTGGGTGCGGTTCAGGCGTTCCTGATAGGACTCCGTATCGACGAAGTGCAGGGGGTCTTTGGGGTACACATGTCCACTTTTCTGCTGAAAGGAATCCTGATCGAGCAGAAATTCGAGTCGTTTCATCACAGGAATCCGGTGGTGGAACCCGCACTTGGGGCACACCCTCAGGTTCTGGTCAAATTCACGGTTGTAGATCTGGGTGCCGCAGTGCTGACACTTGGACCAGAGGTCCGGAATGTCATCCGTTTGCGTGGCCTGCGGTCTTTTTCGCTGGAAAAACTTGTTTAGCGCCATAGCTTCTGCCCTCGATTGTAACATCCTCAAGAATTCTGGCTGTTGTACCCGGTTCAAAGCTCTCGCTCCCTGGGGTCCACCTGCTTGCGGAACACCGCATCTTCAAGCTGACCGATGTCGGCGGCCAGTTCGTCCCGCACCCGGTCCACCCTGCCCTCCACCCGGGAAGCCAGACCGGCCATCTGCTGGTCAATGTACTCCCGAAGCTGGGTGAAACGGCTGGCTTCGGCCTGATCAATGGCGTTGCGCATCTGGTCCATCTGCTTCAGGTAACGGTTGAGTTCCGCCTTGGATTTCAGATCAACAAAAGTGACAGCCAGAGCGTAACCGATCATGATGACAGCAATGGCAATGACCAGCAGCATGCCCAGAGGCACCATGTAACTGCTGATCCAGAACAGGTTGAGGGTATGAGAAGCCATCAGCGCATCGAAATTGGCAACGGTGAACACAGCCAGCAGAATCAGGCCGAGCACCATGAGCACCTGCAAGAATTTCACGGTGAAACCTCCCTGGTGTGGTTGATGGTCTCTTTCCAGGTCAGGCCCATGTTGCACACCTCTCCCTGTCTGAAACCAGCGACCAGACCCATGTTCCAACCATCATAACGGTCCTTGCTGAGAAAGGGTTCCACAGAGGTCACTTTCTGTTGCAGCAGAAAAACCACCCAGATTCAGTGAAATCTGGGCAACAGAAAAAGCGCCTCACTGTCGCATGGCTTTGAGTTTGAAGATCTGCAAGATGTCCCCTGGTGGAAGCAGGCTGTGGCCTGTCATGCGGCCTTCCATCAATTGCTGGCTGACCATGCTGGCTTTGACCTGATAGACATAATCTTCACGGGTGGCTTTGAATTCCAGTGTGCAGACAGCGCCCTGATACTGCACACAATTCATGGTGCCGTCCACCTGATAGGTCTTCTGCTGATCCATGTTCATGGTTCCTGAGATGTCATATGTGTATGGCGCTGTTTCTGTTCTTTCCAGCTCAAGCACCACTGTTCCCACAGGTTCACGTTCTGTCTGAATGGGAGCTGTATCGATCATAAAGACATCGTAAGTTCCCTGATACGTTTCCTTCATCACAGCATTGGAAGTTAAAGGTGTTTTAACACTAGAGCAGGAAACAAAAAGGAACAGCAGACCCAAAAAAGAGACTTCTCTAGATTTCATATCTTCAATCTAGAGAAGTCTCTTTTCTTAACCATGTGATATCTTGCGATCTTCTTTTTCCTGATGCAAAAGCTCACGGATCAGGCTGGCCCCCATGCGTTCCGTTGCGCGCTGGAGGGCACTGAGCACAGCTGCCTTCTCGGTTTCACCAAGTCTTAACAGCGCGGATTCAAGCCCGTCAAATTCCTCCTGGGCCACCTGTCTGGCCTGCTGCTGGGCCTGTTTGAGTTCCCGGCGCTTGTGGTGCTGGCGGAACCAGCGTTTGAACTCGGTGAGGCCCTCCTCGATCAGGGTCTCGGCGTGCGGGATCAGTTTGGCCCGCTCTGCAAGGTTGCGTTCCACAATGGCTGTCAGGTCATCAAGGTTGTAGAGGTACGCCCCTTCGGTGTGCGAAATTTCAGGTTCCAGAATGCGGGGCACACTGATGTCAATCAGGAACATCGGTTCCGTGCGTTCCTTCAGGGCGTTTCTCACATGCTCTGCCCGGATCACGTAGTGGGGGGCACTGCTTGATGCAATCACCACGTCTGCCTTGGGAAGGGCTTCGAGCAACATGTCGATGGCGCACACCTGACCGCCAAACGCCTCTGCAAGTTTTTGAGCCCGTTCCACGGTGCGGTTCACCACGATGACATCCTGAATGCCATTCGCTTTCAGGTGGGTCATGGTGAGCTCTGCGGTTTCTCCGGCGCCCACAATCAGGGCGGTCTTGCCCTGCAGGTCCCCGAAAATGCTCTTGGCAAGTTCCACCGCTGCATAGCTGACACTGACCGCCTTGTCAGCGATCCCGGTCTCTGTGCGAACGCGTTTTCCGACCTGCAACGCAAGCTGGGTGGCCTTATTGAGGATGCTGCCTGTGTTGCCTGAGTTGTGGGCATCCTGCCAGGCCCGCTTGACCTGCCCCAGGATCTGGGTTTCCCCGAGCACCAGGCTGTCCAGGCCACTTGCCACGCGGGTCAGGTGCTTGAGGGCATGCAGCCCATGCTTGATGTACAGGTACTCCCTCAGCGGCTGTCCCCATGCCCCTTCAAACGCACTGAGGGGATCTCCCACCACACCCGCCATGTACACCTCGGTGCGGTTGCAGGTGCTGAGGATCATCACCTCACGGGCATGTTTCTGCAGGTGCTCAAGCATCAGGGGGAACTCTTCCGGCCTGAGGGCAATCCGTTCCCGGACACTGAGGGGAGCTGTTTTGTGG
Proteins encoded in this region:
- a CDS encoding response regulator, producing the protein MISILLVDDHALVREGTHALLQQDPNLQVVGEARDGQQAIDLCDTLNPDIAIMDVNMPNMGGIEATRQIKRLYPRIAVLGLSAHDDEAFVMALLEAGAAGYLLKDAPGQDLIDAIYAAKRGESVIAPQLTQMILKRVRQGSEQKTEALTDREREVLLLAARGFSNKEIAKKLEISPKTVEVHLSALFEKLEVASRTEAVIRSMKRGIIQLSEL
- a CDS encoding sensor histidine kinase, coding for MTDAMHSAMQGFELLGWVQKWNIEPNAVLLIIVGHVMFHVLRVYFEGHTSVRLISGLSIVGCLWLGWPAVPILVFSLLLIYLLAPQAGWHWGKLGADLLGVGMVNLVIPWVNPFFPETQYTAESINNPWFYLTLLEATMLYFGVRMLVRRWFVVPHRDAGTLDITVPLIPLIMLTYQNSHFNTYLLLCVMVGLYLLLHLQYRIRSAEAALKTEKLRILQARVVTSALESERSRIAREIHDGPLQEIIAAKRMLEANQVQRSSKILADAVAHLRSAIYDMHPSVLQLGLERALQSLAQRAQPLEVHFDFPDELPSLSEEQQSAIYRVVGEAISNATKHARASNVQVKLQVEAHLLRITIEDDGVGFNRSQVTGGLGLISMRERTESLGGSCELHSSPKGTRIRITLPVAAPSLDLGI
- a CDS encoding acetyl-CoA carboxylase carboxyltransferase subunit alpha; the protein is MSLADLEKTLSELERTSQETGVDLSSEIINVKHKIEQTRAQTHTQVSRWERVQLARLPGRPTSLDYVERIFTDFVELHGDRAFGDDQALIGGPAKLGDRSVMLIMQQRGKDTKDNIRRNFAMAHPEGYRKAMRLMDLADKFKLPVIALIDTQGAYPGIAAEERGQAWAIAESIQRMSLLKVPAISVVLSEGGSGGALAIGVGNRVLMMENAWYSVISPESCAAILWRDSKEAAKAAEALKLTAPDLLELGIVEEVVPEPKGGAHLDPNYAAENLRAALERQLDDLSKLGPDELVEQRAARFRSLGVFVEI
- a CDS encoding LapA family protein → MKFLQVLMVLGLILLAVFTVANFDALMASHTLNLFWISSYMVPLGMLLVIAIAVIMIGYALAVTFVDLKSKAELNRYLKQMDQMRNAIDQAEASRFTQLREYIDQQMAGLASRVEGRVDRVRDELAADIGQLEDAVFRKQVDPREREL
- the accD gene encoding acetyl-CoA carboxylase, carboxyltransferase subunit beta, producing the protein MALNKFFQRKRPQATQTDDIPDLWSKCQHCGTQIYNREFDQNLRVCPKCGFHHRIPVMKRLEFLLDQDSFQQKSGHVYPKDPLHFVDTESYQERLNRTQKKTGRPDAIVWGQGAIEETPLTVVVMDFEFSGGSMGSVVGEEIARAADHAAEHHLPLLIIAASGGARMQESALSLMQLAKTTVALQRLSEKGLPYFSLLTDPTTGGVTASFATIADVILAEPGALIGFAGPRVIQQTIRQNLPEGFQRAEFLEKHGMIDSVVDRRKQREVLKTLFSHFGGAS
- a CDS encoding S41 family peptidase, which gives rise to MRTLMLSLLLGFSSSAVAVSAPELYRSFERTLLKRYVNPQHLDLGALIQQHRAEMQEACNTTPGCPSSAAYPAIRAVMQDLQDGHANFLTPEQNQNYRARSQGSNTGFFGFQSSKLQDGRTLILDVVPGGPASLAGLSRFDVIEGLDSSQTKEPQEITVTRQGKFTFKVTLTPKETPLVFLPYMVRHGTTGVLRIPTFLGSGNIASMVHDLVARASDEGMTGMVVDLRGNGGGRSDQCMLAALAFNPRFTEEWIQVGWKNTMIAEKGQVWFKLPGGAPIPVASVNTYSLWIHPAVFLVDERSASCAEFMAFESRKAALTWIFGEKTYGVGNTSTVLYNLPDQSALQLSILYVQDEEGKPYPASLTPDVVIQDDPEKLARGEDPLLEQALQFLEMKIHPH
- the hemA gene encoding glutamyl-tRNA reductase; translated protein: MKLYPLFLDLKNQDVLVVGAGKVGLRKTRSVLESGARVTVVSPEFLPEFAQLPVRRVQRAFDPTDLQGRRLVFACSNQDAVNDLVAELAAAQGTFCLHASKPEQGNLRSGAVWRKGDVTVAFSSGTELPMLTLSLKQVFEAAIPNDFSQKVTQWSSERAMAITLPSPARENALMDLKETIQENLGMVSDPLLNFVAVGVNHKTAPLSVRERIALRPEEFPLMLEHLQKHAREVMILSTCNRTEVYMAGVVGDPLSAFEGAWGQPLREYLYIKHGLHALKHLTRVASGLDSLVLGETQILGQVKRAWQDAHNSGNTGSILNKATQLALQVGKRVRTETGIADKAVSVSYAAVELAKSIFGDLQGKTALIVGAGETAELTMTHLKANGIQDVIVVNRTVERAQKLAEAFGGQVCAIDMLLEALPKADVVIASSSAPHYVIRAEHVRNALKERTEPMFLIDISVPRILEPEISHTEGAYLYNLDDLTAIVERNLAERAKLIPHAETLIEEGLTEFKRWFRQHHKRRELKQAQQQARQVAQEEFDGLESALLRLGETEKAAVLSALQRATERMGASLIRELLHQEKEDRKISHG